A DNA window from Eriocheir sinensis breed Jianghai 21 chromosome 22, ASM2467909v1, whole genome shotgun sequence contains the following coding sequences:
- the LOC127002275 gene encoding uncharacterized protein LOC127002275, whose product MTDWKKSFIEAEQEKTEGGGGAGGGGSGDGGVRRSEPMKRRVGLYVTVCLFVCGVLLMLVTLFGGVVLNVGWMLVVAGGCVGIEVVVAGGVVTCLGRGLPNTALAQGYLVLGLLSAVSLVLQIILLALLVTLGHHTPDSHTRAGIEAWVQFVGGAQGAMAVLVGGVLAGTILVTSCCCKSPKDNVVGVYHPR is encoded by the exons ATGACAGACTGGAAGAAATCATTTATCGAAGCAGAACaggagaaaacagaaggaggaggaggagctggtggtggtggcagtggtgatggtggtgtaaggAGATCCGAACCTATGAAAAGAAGGGTTGGATTGTACGTTACCGTGTGCCTCTTCGTATGTGGTGTTCTGCTCATGCTGGTGACCCTCTTTGGTGGTGTTGTATTG AACGTGGGGTGGATGCTGGTGGTTGCTGGCGGCTGCGTGGGTATCGAAGTGGTGGTCGCTGGCGGAGTGGTCACCTGCCTTGGACGTGGCTTACCCAACACGGCGCTAGCccaag GATACCTCGTACTGGGCCTCCTATCCGCCGTGTCCCTAGTGCTACAAATCATCCTACTGGCCCTTCTCGTAACCCTGGGACACCACACGCCTGACAGCCACACCAGAGCGGGTATCGAAGCCTGGGTCCAGTTCGTCGGCGGTGCACAGGGAGCCATGGCCGTGCTAGTGGGTGGGGTCTTAGCGGGTACAATCCTAGTGACGTCCTGTTGCTGTAAGTCGCCTAAGGACAATGTGGTCGGCGTGTACCATCCGCGGTGA